The Clostridium septicum genome contains a region encoding:
- a CDS encoding LacI family DNA-binding transcriptional regulator has translation MATSIKDVAREAGVSIATVSRVLNDIDVVNEDTKKKVLDAIKKLGYRPNIVARSLKTQRTKTIGILVPDISSGFYPEIVRGAEDVANIYDYNVILCNSDFDSEKEKEYLRVLKEKMVDGVIYMSSSLHDEILDIINELDLKTVLVETKDKDGTLPSVTIDNIKATYESTNYLFNKGLKNIAFVGARKDSMNAWGDRYIGYENALNDKGLKIDEELVFTETLKVTTGYDAIESFESLNKEYDAVVCASDEIAMGVINGLRDHGKKVPEDVSVIGFNDNAVASVFYPKITTINQPSYDMGSVAMRMLIKLLAKKEVEEAQYVLDYNLVERESCK, from the coding sequence ATGGCTACTTCTATTAAAGATGTTGCAAGAGAAGCGGGTGTTTCAATTGCTACTGTCTCTAGAGTATTAAACGATATCGATGTTGTAAATGAAGACACAAAGAAAAAGGTATTGGATGCTATAAAAAAATTAGGATATAGACCTAATATTGTAGCGAGAAGTTTAAAAACTCAGAGAACAAAGACAATAGGAATATTGGTTCCTGATATCTCAAGTGGGTTTTATCCAGAGATAGTTAGAGGAGCAGAAGATGTTGCAAATATTTATGATTATAATGTAATATTATGTAACTCAGATTTTGACTCAGAAAAAGAAAAAGAGTATTTAAGAGTACTTAAAGAAAAAATGGTAGATGGTGTTATCTATATGAGTTCATCATTACATGACGAAATACTTGATATAATAAATGAATTAGATTTAAAGACAGTATTAGTTGAGACTAAAGATAAAGATGGAACTTTACCAAGTGTAACCATAGATAATATAAAGGCTACTTATGAATCTACTAATTATTTATTTAATAAAGGTCTTAAGAATATTGCTTTTGTAGGCGCTAGAAAAGATTCTATGAATGCATGGGGAGATAGATACATAGGGTATGAAAATGCTCTTAATGATAAAGGTCTTAAGATTGATGAAGAATTAGTATTTACAGAAACTCTTAAAGTTACAACTGGATATGATGCTATAGAATCCTTTGAATCCTTAAATAAGGAGTATGACGCTGTAGTATGTGCATCAGATGAAATTGCTATGGGAGTTATTAATGGATTAAGAGATCATGGAAAAAAAGTCCCAGAAGATGTTAGTGTTATAGGATTTAACGACAATGCAGTTGCTTCAGTATTTTATCCAAAGATAACGACTATAAATCAACCTAGCTATGATATGGGATCAGTAGCTATGAGAATGCTTATAAAGTTGTTAGCTAAAAAAGAAGTTGAAGAAGCTCAATATGTTCTAGATTATAATTTAGTTGAGAGAGAAAGCTGTAAATAG